The following proteins are encoded in a genomic region of Necator americanus strain Aroian chromosome II, whole genome shotgun sequence:
- a CDS encoding hypothetical protein (NECATOR_CHRII.G6421.T4) translates to MYRRSLLRASHANAQRLVQVRCASVWMSGARTVAESNVDHCIDSEKLFIDANVQQLLADLTGMDLERKVFKRRRTKIQQRSHFALMTDERLAQTMDKMRAEARRFLNFVPIKEPRSQEVSVLSKDAEIMCFDNSKFVFVDITFDANDQDRTVVVREVDGTLRIATPEEHDRMNRTYYEKPNRPVFLPPLFEDPYLQDALDRKEHEFVLDWACWFFEPDDPAYVKLVRCVFDRIVESGDFDVLHSTRHFGTMVFYLALNGNIPPLLNFFGAHGRVRDCANLVRLQKTLNPDWRFVINSGDTDLKIITDFVKQKLQFREQLKDLIAFLKEGVTIPSPSQNDFAHKTTLNTKEKATLDAWNLRGNTGSLAHLGEQYGVTKSEEKTEAATDKYIVRDERREHYGRQSAKDTSEKDD, encoded by the exons ATGTACAGACGTTCTCTTCTGAGAGCATCCCATGCCAATGCTCAACGATTGGTTCAAGTTCGCTGCGCCTCAGTGTGGATGAGTGGAGCACG AACTGTTGCTGAATCAAATGTCGATCATTGTATTGACAGTGAAAAGCTCTTCATCGATGCTAATGTTCAACAACTTCTGGCTGATCTTACTGGAATGGACCTTGAGAGGAAG GtgttcaaaagaagaagaacaaaaattcagCAGCGATCTCATTTTGCTTTGATGACTGATGAACGACTTGCTCAG ACTATGGATAAGATGCGTGCAGAAGCTAGGAGGTTCTTGAATTTTGTTCCAATTAAAGAACCGCGATCACAGGAG GTCAGCGTTCTATCAAAAGATGCAGAAATCATGTGTTTTGATAACTCCAAGTTTGTGTTCGTTGATATCACATTTGATGCTAACGATCAG GATCGTACCGTAGTAGTACGTGAAGTTGACGGTACTCTTCGTATTGCTACACCAGAGGAGCATGATAGGATGAATCGAACGTATTACGAAAAACCAAACAGAcctgtttttcttcctcctttatTCGAAGATCCTTATCTTCAG GACGCTTTGGATAGGAAAGAACATGAGTTCGTTCTTGACTGGGCTTGTTGGTTTTTCGAACCAGACGATCCTGCTTATGTAAAG CTGGTGAGGTGCGTTTTCGATCGGATCGTTGAAAGCGGCGACTTTGATGTTTTACACTCCACTCGTCATTTCGGTACAATGGTATTTTACCTTGCTCTCAACGGGAATATTCCACCCTTACTGAATTTCTTCGGAGCACATGGAAG GGTTCGTGACTGTGCCAACCTAGTGCGACTACAGAAAACGCTAAATCCTGATTGGCGGTTTGTCATAAACAGCGGTGACACTGATCTCAAGATTATAACCGATTTCGTTAAACAG AAGCTGCAGTTCCGTGAACAATTAAAAGATTTGATCGCTTTTCTGAAGGAAGGTGTGACTATACCTTCCCCGTCGCAGAATGACTTTGCCCATAAGACGACACTGAATACTAAAGAAAAG GCGACACTTGATGCGTGGAACCTCCGAGGAAACACTGGCTCATTAGCACATCTAGGCGAACAGTATGGG GTGACTAAATCAGAGGAAAAGACGGAAGCAGCGACAGATAAATACATAGTTCGTGATGAACGACGAGAACATTATGGGCGGCAATCTGCGAAAGATACCTCGGAAAAAGATGATTAA
- a CDS encoding hypothetical protein (NECATOR_CHRII.G6427.T2), whose translation MLFVQTIAQTIKFVGFTVEHAKTGCMPNASTTTCALTMEYSWKCRIGGRSIINIESYTTDADKKKVGDCAVAMRNDCELVEIPSQQAVIVEPHASAKLAIEQQSDVLGKWYYPAKQTSENGHRLVDLLYADEQSSASGR comes from the exons ATGCTTTTTGT CCAAACAATAGCACAAACAATCAAATTTGTTGGATTCACTGTCGAACATGCGAAGACTGGATGCATGCCGAATGCATCAACAACAACGTGTGCCCTCACGATGGAATATAGTTG gaaatgCCGCATCGGAGGACGTTCCATCATCAACATCGAAAGCTACACCACTGATGCTGATAAGAAGAAAGTAGGGGACTGTGCGGTAGCCATGAGGAACGACTGCGAACTAGTGGAG ATACCGAGTCAGCAGGCGGTTATCGTCGAACCCCATGCGAGCGCAAAGTTGGCTatcgaacaacaatccgatgtgcttggaaaatggtattatccagcaaAGCAAACGTCGGAGAACGGTCATCGTCTGGTAGATTTATTGTATGCAGACGAACAGAGCAGCGCCAGCGGAAGATGA
- a CDS encoding hypothetical protein (NECATOR_CHRII.G6427.T1): MLFVQTIAQTIKFVGFTVEHAKTGCMPNASTTTCALTMEYSWCEGVTFIIFQLFDAPQQPRNQPTSLRPRPLPSARLRDYSLWRANSAILKRCYEFGGHRQQQPILKCEPNSYEQFVEAPKSAINPGVSFAATLWLSAELTEAREMHFGRSRGASRIVGGVDAYENEMPSSDWANSH; this comes from the exons ATGCTTTTTGT CCAAACAATAGCACAAACAATCAAATTTGTTGGATTCACTGTCGAACATGCGAAGACTGGATGCATGCCGAATGCATCAACAACAACGTGTGCCCTCACGATGGAATATAGTTG GTGTGAGGGCGTGACTTTTAtcattttccaactttttgaCGCTCCTCAACAGCCAAGAAACCAACCCACTTCATTACGACCGCGACCTCTACCTTCGGCCCGTCTTCGCGACTACAGTTTGTGGCGCGCCAACAGCGCGATTCTTAAGCGTTGCTATGAATTTGGCGGCCATCGACAGCAGCAACCAATCCTTAAATGCGAGCCAAACAGCTATGAACAATTCGTTGAGGCTCCAAAAAGTGCCATCAATCCCGGCGTGAGTTTCGCTGCTACCCTCTGGCTGTCGGCGGAGCTTACAGAGGCGCGGGAGATGCACTTTGGCAGGTCCCGCGGCGCATCGAGAATTGTCGGTGGCGTCGACGCATACGAAAATGAAATGCCATCTTCGGATTGGGCGAACAGCCATTGA
- a CDS encoding hypothetical protein (NECATOR_CHRII.G6428.T1), with protein sequence MWFVKRAFMTVSSLETISRAFAASSKEFALVTNSAVATGVAGMAGIEAETILSIRVISSEELRVIDGDVKTASSFSIESLGQHSSASTCASHSPTEIHHSCE encoded by the exons ATGTGGTTCGTGAAACGAGCATTTATGACGGTGTCGAGTTTGGAGACGATTAGTCGAGCTTTCGCTGCATCATCCAAG GAATTCGCTCTGGTGACGAATTCGGCAGTGGCGACGGGTGTTGCTGGAATGGCTGGGATTGAAGCGGAGACCATCCTTTCCATACGCGTCATCAGCTCG gaagaACTCAGAGTTATTGATGGGGATGTAAAGACAGCCAGCTCTTTCTCCATAGAGTCTCTCGGGCAGCATTCTTCTGCATCAACGTGTGCCTCCCATTCTCCTACAGAAATTCACCATAGCTGCGAATAA
- a CDS encoding hypothetical protein (NECATOR_CHRII.G6429.T1), whose protein sequence is MCRTTGDLSQKERLKRKLRHPLEPDRENESTFRAKKFGRVWKDKNPIEAYVLLRQYDGEMKRCSPDSTLPMESLSVCTPAYEGNISTPCR, encoded by the coding sequence ATGTGTCGGACTACTGGAGATCTAAGCCAGAAGGAGCGTCTAAAGAGAAAGTTGCGTCATCCGCTGGAACCTGATCGGGAGAACGAATCTACATTTAGAGCAAAGAAGTTTGGAAGGGTGTggaaggacaagaacccgatAGAAGCATATGTTCTACTGAGACAGTACGACGGTGAAATGAAGAGGTGTTCGCCTGACTCAACGCTGCCAATGGAGTCGCTTTCGGTGTGTACCCCTGCCTATGAAGGGAACATTTCAACACcgtgtcgatag
- a CDS encoding hypothetical protein (NECATOR_CHRII.G6428.T2): MYNHCPDRTRTQEFALVTNSAVATGVAGMAGIEAETILSIRVISSVNIHFGVAAHKSPTSSSTGLEAEAGVLVNRPRCSPLIASRSGCRYSRTRVALLNANTEKRMSTQKQHGGNAGIQDQNLRLGHCFFADGGTGLSLDMLKFKDWWRLPIQQGVEMRKFEFP; this comes from the exons ATGTACAACCATTGTCCGGATCGTACACGAACTCAGGAATTCGCTCTGGTGACGAATTCGGCAGTGGCGACGGGTGTTGCTGGAATGGCTGGGATTGAAGCGGAGACCATCCTTTCCATACGCGTCATCAGCTCGGTGAATATCCATTTTGGAGTCGCTGCTCA CAAAAGCCCCACCAGCAGTTCGACAGGGCTTGAAGCCGAGGCTGGAGTCCTTGTCAACCGTCCGCGTTGTAGTCCGCTAATCGCCAGTCGTTCTGGATGCCGTTATAGCCGAACACGAGTAGCTCTATTGAATGCGAATACGGAGAAGAGAATGTcaacacaaaaacaacacGGTGGCAACGCAGGAATACAGG accagaacctccgacttgGTCACTGCTTCTTTGCTGACGGCGGTACAGGTCTGTCCTTAGACATGCTCAAGTTCAAGGACTGGTGGCGCTTGCCAATTCAGCAGGGTGTTGAAATGCGAAAGTTCgaatttccttga
- a CDS encoding hypothetical protein (NECATOR_CHRII.G6430.T1), whose product MTSPSQRRIKLENETGEELFLGTCDSRGVGGVGVLVNMRTAKNIDSFEQLTTRIGRLRMRGYGPTPALTTFIAYAPTSSYEEEVEAFYMDLEKFYREDHAFLQGHNWRFQR is encoded by the coding sequence atgacgtcaccctctcaacgccgtataaaactggaaaatgaaactggagaagaactgttcttaggaacatgcgacagtagaggtgttggtggagttggcgtcctcgtcaacatgagaacggcaaagaacatcgactctttcgaacagcttacgacccgaatcggacgtctgcggatgagaggatatggtccaacaccagctttgactaccttcatcgcttacgctccaacatcaagctacgaagaagaagtcgaagctttctatatggacctggagaaattctaccgagaagatcatgcctttttacaaggtcataattggcgatttcaacgctaa
- a CDS encoding hypothetical protein (NECATOR_CHRII.G6431.T3): MWESSGGGYRNGIDHIVNKRFCLTDVAVVPKFYTGSDHRLLRGRLSFTKRAEKAAKFRERNPRTIINWNLFATLAGFWEDSAMDNIDEEYDRLVEHLHDCAKKADRNQELTSELARLCRQAIKEDLKERRAEVLAEVAEAGKSIRYARRDFAIRKTRMIALFDSHVHLPPHHLREDGHVILEVLPSEIRHAVMSVRNRTSPGPDKIKPEQLKNLPPVLINTLARIFTRYLSECKGDPHDIGNYRPICLLSVIYKLFTRVILNRIGKVLDEGQPCEQAGFRKGFTSVDHTHTVPKLIEVSREYKMPLCLTFIDLKNAFDSVETEAVMEALDNQGVPTQYIKVLRELYSNFTTGILPFYKNIIIDVKRGNAMRKLEWDDMGVKVDGRQLHHLRFADEIVLITPSISQEERMLTEFDETCGCNGLQLNLQKTMFMLYLGWELNMMNDLTPELGRRRRAAWGAYKSIENVVKKTRNTRLRAHLFNTTVLPALTYASETWAFRKQEENAMSVIVRAIERVLGDIKRGRDIKCTTGRPPTRWSDFFTKSFKEKYDVLRVPRERRNHWATLARDRDKWKNYWRPLDQFEDQRESRLSR; encoded by the exons ATGTGGGAGTCgtccggtggagggtaccgtaatggaATAGACcacatcgtcaataaaaggttttgcctgacggacgtcgctgttgtaccaaagttctatacgggatcggaccatcgcctcctccgaggaagactttccttcacaaagagagcagagaaagccgccaagttcagagagagaaatcccaggactattATCAACTggaatctcttcgctacgctagccggcttttgggaagattccgcaatggacaacatcgacgaggaatatgaccggctcgttgaacaccttcacgactgcgcgaagaaggctgata ggaaccaagagctcacatccgagctcgcaaggctttgcagacaggcgataaaggaagaccttaaagagagaagagcagaagtgctggctgaagttGCAGAGGcagggaaaagcatccgctatgcccgtcgagacttcgccattcgcaagacgaggatgattgccctcttcgacagccatgtccacttgcctcctcaccatctgagggaagacggacatgtcattctagaggttctcccgtccgaaatacgacatgctgtcatgtcagtaagaaatcgtacctcacccggtcccgacaaaataaaaccagaacaactgaagaaccttccgccagtactcatcaacaccctggcgaggatcttcacacgttatctgtcggaatgcaag ggagatccacatgacatcggcaactatcgtccaatctgcttactgtccgtcatctacaagctctttacaagagtgatccttaataggattggaaaagtcttggatgaaggacagccatgcgagcaagcagggtttcgaaaaggattcaccTCGGTTGACCATACTCACACTGTtccgaaactcatcgaggtatcacgagagtacaagatgccgctctgtctcaccttcatcgacttgaagaacgcctttgactcagttgagacggaagcggtcatggaagccttggacaaccaaggcgtccctacccagtacataaaggtacttcgagagttgtacagtaacttcactaCCGGAATtttgccattctacaagaacatcatcattgacgtgaagaggggg aacgcaatgcgaaagttggaatgggacgacatgggagtgaaggttgatggtcggcagctacaccacttgcgctttgctgatgaaatcgtactgataacacctagcatcagccaagaggagcgaatgctgaccgaattcgacgaaacgtGTGGATGCaacggtcttcagctgaatctgcaaaagacgatgttcatgc TTTATCTGGGTTGGGAActaaacatgatgaacgacctgacccccgagctgggcaggaggagacgagcggcatggggagcgtataagagcatcgagaatgtagtgaagaagaccaggaacactcggctccgtgctcacctcttcaacaccaccgtacttcctgctttgacctatgcttcggaaacctgggcatttcgcaagcaggaagaaaacgcgatGAGCGTCATTgtacgcgcaattgagagagtgctAGGAGATATTAAGCGGGGACGCGATATTAAatgcactacaggaagaccgccgacccgatggtcagatttcttcacgaagtccttcaaagaaaaatatgatgttcttcgtgtcccacgcgagaggaggaaccactgggctactctggcacgcgatcgggacaaatggaagaattactggcgcccgctcgaccagttcgaagatcaacgggagtcaaggttaTCAAGATGA
- a CDS encoding hypothetical protein (NECATOR_CHRII.G6431.T1) yields the protein MWESSGGGYRNGIDHIVNKRFCLTDVAVVPKFYTGSDHRLLRGRLSFTKRAEKAAKFRERNPRTIINWNLFATLAGFWEDSAMDNIDEEYDRLVEHLHDCAKKADSFKATKRTLELIRQRGAT from the coding sequence ATGTGGGAGTCgtccggtggagggtaccgtaatggaATAGACcacatcgtcaataaaaggttttgcctgacggacgtcgctgttgtaccaaagttctatacgggatcggaccatcgcctcctccgaggaagactttccttcacaaagagagcagagaaagccgccaagttcagagagagaaatcccaggactattATCAACTggaatctcttcgctacgctagccggcttttgggaagattccgcaatggacaacatcgacgaggaatatgaccggctcgttgaacaccttcacgactgcgcgaagaaggctgataGTTTTAAAGCCACCAAGagaactcttgagctgatacgccagcgtggagcaacATGA
- a CDS encoding hypothetical protein (NECATOR_CHRII.G6431.T2), with the protein MIALFDSHVHLPPHHLREDGHVILEVLPSEIRHAVMIGKVLDEGQPCEQAGFRKGFTSVDHTHTVPKLIEVSREYKMPLCLTFIDLKNAFDSVETEAVMEALDNQGVPTQYIKNAMRKLEWDDMGVKVDGRQLHHLRFADEIVLITPSISQEERMLTEFDETCGCNGLQLNLQKTMFMRNEWVCAPFTLNGTNISKCTSLSGLGTKHDERPDPRAGQEETSGMGSV; encoded by the exons atgattgccctcttcgacagccatgtccacttgcctcctcaccatctgagggaagacggacatgtcattctagaggttctcccgtccgaaatacgacatgctgtcat gattggaaaagtcttggatgaaggacagccatgcgagcaagcagggtttcgaaaaggattcaccTCGGTTGACCATACTCACACTGTtccgaaactcatcgaggtatcacgagagtacaagatgccgctctgtctcaccttcatcgacttgaagaacgcctttgactcagttgagacggaagcggtcatggaagccttggacaaccaaggcgtccctacccagtacataaag aacgcaatgcgaaagttggaatgggacgacatgggagtgaaggttgatggtcggcagctacaccacttgcgctttgctgatgaaatcgtactgataacacctagcatcagccaagaggagcgaatgctgaccgaattcgacgaaacgtGTGGATGCaacggtcttcagctgaatctgcaaaagacgatgttcatgcgtaacgAATGGGTCtgtgccccattcacgctcaacggaacgaacatatccaaaTGCACCAGTTTATCTGGGTTGGGAActaaacatgatgaacgacctgacccccgagctgggcaggaggagacgagcggcatggggagcgtataa